One genomic region from Rhizomicrobium palustre encodes:
- a CDS encoding PRC-barrel domain-containing protein has protein sequence MPTRSGHTTAILGSKVVGTPVYDSGGEKVGHIQDLMLDKLSDRLVFAVIGIGFSPGIGQRCCPVPWTVLDFDPAKQGYVLALSAQQFRHAPSFGHDELTEDDGARARELTDHFYNAI, from the coding sequence ATGCCGACGCGTTCAGGGCACACCACGGCCATTCTTGGTTCCAAGGTGGTGGGAACGCCGGTCTATGACTCCGGTGGCGAGAAGGTTGGCCATATTCAAGACCTCATGCTGGACAAGCTTTCTGACCGTCTGGTCTTCGCGGTGATAGGGATCGGATTTTCCCCTGGTATTGGGCAGCGCTGCTGTCCAGTGCCTTGGACGGTATTGGATTTCGATCCCGCCAAGCAGGGCTATGTTCTGGCGCTTTCAGCGCAGCAGTTCCGCCACGCGCCGTCTTTCGGACACGATGAACTGACCGAGGATGACGGGGCGAGGGCGCGCGAGCTGACCGACCACTTCTACAATGCGATCTAA
- a CDS encoding DUF1328 domain-containing protein, whose translation MLQWAVTFFILALIAAFLGFFAMAGLAAEIAKILLIAFVVLFAISLITGGLRGRAPPV comes from the coding sequence ATGCTCCAATGGGCAGTGACTTTTTTCATACTGGCGTTGATCGCAGCATTTCTTGGCTTTTTCGCCATGGCAGGCCTTGCCGCGGAAATCGCCAAAATCCTGTTGATCGCTTTTGTCGTGCTGTTCGCCATCAGCCTTATCACGGGGGGCTTGCGCGGGCGCGCCCCGCCGGTATGA
- a CDS encoding PAS domain S-box protein: protein MDFTSNDKLHLEHQPQLGSVGLSALAEAHWVSAARAGRDLLAAVFDALPMAIYTTDAKGKVLFCNNAATAVFGCSPEDGSGWSPAELLRWPDGTAMREGHSPMNTALRERRAIRGAEGMIIRAGEQPLRVMIYATPLLDGERLIGSVNMLVEFGEKDRANYFEQRLATIVASSEDAIISKDLNGTIITWNKAAERLFGYSASEAVGRPILMLIPDDRHQEETAILESIRNGRPVARYETMRRRKDGSLVPIALTVSPLRDTTGRIIGASKIARDISEQMRAREQQMLVLNEMSHRVKNVLAVAGGLVGLSARSATDPKAMARAVQERLGAYSRAHELTRFSLSDVGQANGQSTTLHTLLRAIISPYLDTAEEGTNIVLEGEDAVIDAGATASLALVLHEFTTNATKYGALSTASGRITIRCGTSEDGIDIVWTERGGPQITQIPERQGFGSVLASKTVEGQLGGSLRYDWRQEGVVITLRIPRSPQS from the coding sequence GTGGATTTTACCTCGAACGACAAACTGCATCTGGAACACCAGCCGCAGCTCGGCAGCGTTGGTTTGAGTGCGCTGGCGGAGGCGCATTGGGTTTCCGCGGCGCGTGCAGGACGCGATCTGCTGGCAGCCGTGTTCGATGCGCTACCGATGGCGATCTACACCACGGATGCGAAGGGTAAGGTGCTCTTCTGCAATAACGCGGCAACGGCGGTATTTGGGTGCAGCCCTGAGGATGGTTCGGGCTGGTCACCGGCGGAACTTTTGCGCTGGCCAGACGGTACCGCGATGCGCGAAGGGCATAGCCCCATGAACACGGCCTTGCGGGAGCGGCGCGCAATCCGAGGCGCGGAAGGAATGATTATCCGGGCGGGTGAGCAGCCCCTGCGGGTCATGATTTACGCAACCCCACTCCTGGATGGCGAGCGGCTGATCGGTAGTGTGAACATGCTGGTCGAATTCGGCGAGAAGGATCGCGCCAATTATTTCGAGCAGCGCCTCGCTACTATCGTGGCTTCCTCGGAAGACGCGATCATCTCCAAGGATCTCAATGGCACGATTATCACCTGGAACAAGGCTGCGGAGCGTCTCTTTGGCTATAGCGCCAGCGAAGCCGTGGGGCGGCCGATTTTGATGCTGATACCGGACGATCGCCATCAGGAGGAGACCGCCATTCTCGAGAGCATTCGTAACGGTCGGCCGGTGGCGCGCTATGAAACCATGCGCCGGCGCAAGGATGGCAGCCTTGTGCCCATCGCCCTCACGGTGTCGCCGCTGCGGGATACGACGGGGCGGATTATCGGTGCCTCGAAAATCGCGCGCGATATTTCCGAGCAGATGCGCGCCCGCGAACAGCAAATGCTGGTGCTGAACGAGATGAGTCACCGCGTGAAGAATGTTTTGGCTGTTGCTGGCGGGCTCGTCGGACTCAGCGCGCGTTCCGCGACCGACCCCAAAGCCATGGCGCGGGCGGTTCAGGAGCGGCTAGGGGCCTATTCGCGCGCGCATGAACTCACCCGCTTCTCCCTCTCCGATGTGGGGCAGGCCAATGGCCAATCCACGACCTTGCATACGTTGTTGCGCGCAATCATCTCGCCTTATCTCGATACGGCGGAAGAGGGAACGAATATCGTTCTTGAGGGCGAGGATGCGGTGATCGATGCGGGCGCTACCGCCAGCCTGGCCCTGGTACTGCACGAGTTCACCACCAACGCGACCAAATACGGCGCCCTCTCTACGGCTTCGGGACGGATCACGATCCGATGCGGCACCTCTGAGGATGGCATCGATATCGTGTGGACGGAGCGCGGCGGCCCGCAGATCACGCAAATTCCGGAGCGGCAAGGCTTCGGCAGCGTTCTCGCGAGCAAAACGGTGGAAGGTCAGCTCGGCGGAAGCCTGCGCTATGATTGGCGGCAAGAGGGTGTGGTGATCACCTTGCGAATCCCGCGCTCCCCTCAAAGCTGA
- a CDS encoding DUF6496 domain-containing protein, with protein MAKTTRRQRKTTGRVMHEFKHGELGRGRAGGKVKSRKQAIAIALSEAGASNRQSPTQKRKARKKTTKKQARGVTGQQRQEAGKTVKRTALSKKTTRKKTTRKSAQRKTATRKTPTRKIALRKKATKRTVSRKKTPR; from the coding sequence ATGGCAAAGACCACGCGGCGGCAGCGAAAGACGACGGGCCGTGTCATGCACGAGTTCAAACATGGGGAACTCGGGCGAGGGCGCGCGGGTGGAAAAGTGAAAAGCCGCAAGCAGGCAATCGCCATAGCTCTAAGCGAGGCAGGTGCCTCAAACCGCCAATCGCCCACCCAGAAGCGAAAAGCGCGAAAGAAGACGACCAAAAAGCAAGCCCGTGGTGTGACCGGCCAGCAGAGGCAGGAGGCTGGCAAGACGGTGAAGCGCACGGCCTTAAGCAAAAAAACGACCCGGAAGAAGACAACGCGCAAATCAGCCCAGCGAAAGACTGCGACCCGGAAAACCCCAACCCGGAAAATCGCGTTGCGGAAGAAAGCCACAAAACGCACCGTGTCGCGAAAGAAGACCCCGCGTTAA
- a CDS encoding sensor histidine kinase, with protein MASTNSIRLRLMLVVGLALAPLALASIIQAVLNFRAYQRETDRILMQTALYAAYSEQNVFTRAEQLLRSIARRPDKTDTREKCYAELSDSLVGAMPIINLTRVDASGNIICMGAVSPTQPIAARLNWWNALRSSKTVVVGNQFQSKILKKSVLPMAMPVYNGDGSFAGAVSAAIDLDWLETAPQVTKLPEGALSLILDKNGNVFATNHPVPSGIAEAVIQNAKEAKRKVFTLNTGAGSRWRWVAEPIGISDKYVAFGIPEPRLLGTFRGYLLADVLLTILIIGATVAAIWLGTEWLVIRWTIYLKRVAVAYGRNHFTLSLDDLRAAPDEFKLLGREMKRMAIAIQDRDRNLSKALERQFSMTREIHHRVKNNLQIVSSLIAIYAQNIANPVARSAFRQIIVRVDALTLIQRLIEKSESDPMLDMQVLFAQLADQLRTVAHDAGQIFSLQISISHRWLSPDTATPIVLFAVEAISFDMFLPRAEGRLRDVRLSFASDPGGCQLIIEERDNGSLPTPGSLSARILRSLSEQLRGRYADEPLPHGGTKLTLFVPSEGAPSQAKTVNEDYNVFTIGRTRQL; from the coding sequence TTGGCATCGACGAACTCCATCCGGCTGCGGCTGATGCTCGTGGTGGGCTTGGCGCTTGCGCCGTTGGCCCTGGCGAGCATCATCCAGGCCGTATTGAATTTCCGCGCCTACCAGCGGGAGACCGACCGCATTCTGATGCAGACGGCGCTTTATGCTGCCTATAGCGAGCAGAATGTTTTCACGCGTGCCGAGCAGCTTTTGCGTTCCATCGCGCGCCGTCCCGATAAGACCGACACCCGCGAAAAATGCTATGCCGAGCTATCGGACTCACTGGTCGGCGCGATGCCGATCATCAACCTGACAAGGGTCGATGCGAGCGGCAATATCATCTGCATGGGCGCAGTTTCTCCCACCCAGCCGATCGCCGCGCGACTGAACTGGTGGAATGCGCTGCGCAGCTCCAAAACCGTGGTCGTGGGCAATCAATTCCAAAGCAAAATTCTGAAGAAGTCCGTATTGCCCATGGCGATGCCCGTCTACAATGGCGATGGCAGTTTCGCGGGCGCTGTGAGTGCCGCGATCGATCTGGATTGGCTGGAAACCGCCCCACAAGTCACCAAGCTGCCCGAGGGCGCACTGTCGCTTATCCTCGACAAGAACGGCAATGTCTTTGCCACCAACCATCCAGTGCCTTCAGGCATCGCTGAGGCGGTGATCCAGAACGCGAAAGAAGCCAAGCGGAAAGTCTTCACCCTGAATACCGGCGCGGGCAGTCGCTGGCGCTGGGTAGCCGAGCCTATCGGCATTTCAGATAAATATGTCGCCTTCGGCATTCCCGAACCACGGCTACTCGGCACGTTCCGCGGCTATCTTCTGGCGGATGTGCTTTTGACCATCCTGATCATCGGCGCGACCGTGGCCGCGATTTGGCTGGGCACCGAGTGGCTGGTAATCCGCTGGACGATTTACCTGAAACGGGTGGCGGTCGCTTATGGTCGCAATCATTTCACTCTCTCGCTCGACGATCTGCGCGCCGCTCCGGATGAGTTCAAGCTTCTCGGACGCGAGATGAAGCGCATGGCCATCGCCATTCAGGACCGCGACCGCAACCTTTCCAAGGCGCTGGAACGCCAATTCAGCATGACCCGCGAGATCCATCACCGCGTCAAAAACAATCTGCAGATTGTCTCCAGCCTGATCGCGATCTACGCCCAGAATATCGCCAATCCCGTGGCCCGCAGCGCCTTTCGCCAAATCATCGTGCGCGTGGACGCGCTGACCTTGATCCAGCGGCTGATCGAAAAGAGCGAAAGCGACCCCATGCTGGACATGCAGGTTCTGTTCGCGCAGTTGGCCGATCAGCTGCGCACCGTGGCCCATGATGCCGGCCAGATTTTCTCGCTTCAAATCTCCATTTCGCATCGCTGGCTTTCGCCCGATACCGCCACCCCCATCGTGCTTTTCGCGGTGGAAGCCATCAGCTTCGATATGTTTCTGCCGCGCGCGGAAGGACGGCTGCGCGATGTGCGGCTGAGCTTTGCCAGCGACCCCGGCGGCTGCCAACTCATCATCGAGGAACGCGATAACGGCAGCCTGCCCACACCGGGATCGCTTTCCGCGCGCATTCTGAGAAGCCTTTCCGAACAGCTGCGCGGACGCTATGCTGATGAGCCCCTGCCCCATGGCGGCACCAAGCTGACGTTGTTCGTGCCGTCGGAAGGCGCCCCATCTCAGGCGAAAACGGTAAACGAAGATTATAACGTTTTCACCATCGGCCGCACGCGTCAGCTTTGA
- a CDS encoding NepR family anti-sigma factor, producing the protein MDNKQQQKAGSLERPQGDVNEIDPKEDSRRYKAHQKAITRGLKRFYDDVASEPVPDEFMALLKKMDESTR; encoded by the coding sequence ATGGATAACAAACAGCAACAGAAAGCCGGCTCGCTAGAGCGGCCACAAGGCGACGTGAACGAAATCGATCCCAAAGAAGACTCGCGCCGGTACAAGGCGCATCAAAAGGCCATCACCAGGGGGCTAAAGAGATTCTACGACGATGTCGCTTCCGAACCCGTGCCGGATGAGTTCATGGCACTGCTTAAGAAGATGGATGAGAGCACGCGATGA
- a CDS encoding response regulator, producing MNMTDTLGPHLPFLRRYARALTGSQSTGDSYVRVLLESLLDGNMSLPGDVPPRLGIYRLFHELWSSNIHLPAGEGASMHSSVEQRLQLVQPENREALLLSSVEDFTVDETAYILGTSEEDVQESIAAALHSIDQDLESRVLIIEDEAIIALDLENLVNELGHRVVGIAATRDDAVRLARQRQPQLILTDIKLADGSSGIDAAMAIVQDLDVPVVFITAYPEFLLTGQRPEPVYLVTKPFSRDTVRATIGQALFFHRPRMAA from the coding sequence ATGAACATGACCGACACTTTGGGGCCTCATCTTCCGTTTCTGCGCCGTTACGCGCGGGCGTTGACCGGTTCTCAATCCACTGGCGATTCCTATGTGCGGGTGCTTCTTGAATCCTTGCTTGACGGAAACATGAGCCTTCCTGGCGATGTTCCGCCTCGGCTTGGGATCTATCGTTTGTTTCACGAACTCTGGAGCTCGAATATCCACCTTCCCGCGGGGGAAGGTGCAAGCATGCATTCGAGCGTAGAGCAGCGCCTGCAATTGGTTCAGCCCGAGAACCGCGAGGCTTTGCTTCTCAGTTCTGTCGAAGATTTCACGGTGGATGAGACAGCATACATCCTGGGTACCAGCGAAGAGGATGTTCAGGAGTCGATCGCGGCTGCCTTGCATTCGATTGATCAGGATCTGGAATCGCGCGTGCTTATTATCGAGGACGAGGCGATCATCGCGCTTGATCTCGAAAATCTGGTCAACGAGCTTGGCCATCGCGTGGTGGGCATAGCTGCTACGCGTGATGATGCGGTGCGCCTCGCGCGCCAGCGCCAGCCTCAGCTCATCCTCACCGATATCAAGCTCGCTGATGGCAGCTCGGGCATCGATGCAGCAATGGCGATTGTGCAGGATCTGGATGTGCCGGTGGTCTTCATCACGGCCTATCCCGAATTCCTCCTCACCGGTCAGCGACCGGAGCCGGTTTATCTCGTCACCAAGCCGTTTTCGCGGGATACCGTCCGCGCGACCATCGGTCAGGCCCTGTTTTTCCACCGGCCCAGGATGGCCGCTTAA
- a CDS encoding autotransporter assembly complex protein TamA codes for MASPGTVRDCGPGLFFRPVLGLIASMSGLRFRIAPAAAAALIYLAPVAFEGARAADPQGYTLSNPDTGDDELDTALKDSSLLILLRSKTPAPPFALIDRARGDFGRFQTVLESFGYYQGKVSITIAGRDVNDKTLPDFLESVPQGQTVEIKSVVERGTQYTLRNVSFHGTLPPGFDAASFVGVSKGDPAVAADVLGGQGALLSALQERGYAFAKVGVPDAYADDAEKVLDVSYNIEPGPRVNIGAISFQGLKHVREDFARESLTVHTGDLYNPSAIEASRLKLVGLGVFSGVSVRAADHEENDHSVPLLFDVQESKQHAVALSGAYSTDLGVSLSASWSHRNLLGRGEQLNLLASGIGLGGSATSGLGYNLQAQFIQPRFLGDDQAFEVNLAAVKQDLDAYDQTAQTFGIYVRKHFSKLWNGTAGMTVTHDLVSQQGTERTYELVALPVTAQYDSTGLKDPLSDPVKGGRGALSITPTIARGKQTVLFTVIQASGSYYFDLSGNGHSVIATRALLGTIQGGSTFDLPPDQRLYAGGSGSVRGFRYQSIGPHFANGDPTGASSVDAVSVELRQRLWSNYGLAAFVDAGQASESDLPFNGSVQVGAGIGARYYTSIGAIRADVAIPVTKVPNGDAFEIYLSIGQAF; via the coding sequence ATGGCAAGCCCCGGTACCGTCAGAGATTGCGGGCCGGGGCTTTTCTTCCGCCCCGTTTTGGGCCTAATTGCCTCTATGTCCGGGCTTCGTTTTCGCATCGCGCCGGCTGCCGCGGCAGCTCTGATTTACCTTGCACCCGTCGCTTTTGAAGGCGCGCGCGCGGCCGATCCACAGGGCTATACCCTGTCAAATCCGGACACGGGCGATGATGAGCTGGATACGGCCTTAAAAGATTCCTCGCTTCTGATTCTCTTGCGCAGCAAGACCCCCGCGCCGCCCTTTGCTTTGATCGACCGGGCCCGGGGCGATTTCGGCCGTTTCCAGACCGTGCTGGAGAGCTTTGGCTATTACCAAGGCAAGGTATCCATCACTATCGCGGGGCGCGATGTGAACGACAAAACCTTGCCGGATTTCCTGGAAAGTGTCCCGCAAGGCCAGACCGTGGAAATCAAATCCGTGGTCGAGCGCGGCACGCAATACACGCTGCGCAATGTGAGCTTCCATGGCACGCTGCCGCCCGGGTTTGATGCCGCCAGTTTTGTCGGTGTCTCCAAAGGCGATCCGGCGGTGGCTGCCGACGTGCTTGGCGGGCAGGGGGCTTTGCTTTCGGCCTTGCAGGAGCGGGGCTATGCTTTCGCCAAAGTCGGTGTACCGGATGCTTATGCGGATGATGCGGAAAAGGTGCTTGACGTCAGCTATAATATCGAGCCCGGCCCGCGCGTGAATATCGGCGCGATTTCTTTTCAGGGTCTAAAGCATGTGCGCGAGGATTTCGCGCGCGAGAGCCTTACGGTGCATACCGGCGATCTTTACAATCCCAGCGCCATCGAGGCGTCGCGGTTAAAGCTTGTCGGCCTAGGCGTCTTCTCCGGCGTTTCCGTGCGCGCCGCCGATCATGAGGAGAATGATCACTCCGTCCCGCTGCTGTTCGATGTGCAGGAGAGCAAGCAGCATGCGGTGGCCTTATCGGGTGCTTATTCGACGGATTTGGGCGTCAGCCTTTCGGCCAGCTGGTCGCATCGTAATCTTCTGGGCCGCGGCGAGCAGCTCAATCTCTTGGCGTCCGGCATCGGGCTTGGCGGTTCGGCGACCTCCGGTCTTGGCTATAATCTTCAGGCCCAATTCATCCAGCCGCGTTTCTTAGGCGATGATCAAGCTTTCGAAGTCAATCTTGCCGCCGTCAAGCAAGATCTCGATGCTTATGATCAGACTGCCCAGACTTTCGGCATCTATGTCCGCAAGCATTTCTCTAAGCTCTGGAACGGCACCGCCGGGATGACGGTCACCCATGATCTCGTTTCTCAACAGGGCACCGAGCGGACCTATGAGCTGGTCGCACTGCCGGTTACCGCGCAATACGACTCCACCGGGCTGAAAGACCCGCTCTCCGATCCGGTGAAAGGCGGGCGCGGCGCGCTTTCGATCACGCCCACCATCGCGCGTGGCAAGCAAACCGTGCTCTTTACGGTCATTCAGGCCTCGGGGTCTTATTATTTCGATCTTTCAGGCAATGGCCATTCGGTGATCGCTACGCGCGCGCTGCTTGGCACTATTCAGGGTGGCTCCACCTTCGATCTGCCGCCGGACCAGCGCTTATATGCCGGCGGCAGCGGCTCCGTGCGCGGGTTCCGCTATCAATCCATCGGGCCGCATTTTGCCAATGGCGATCCCACTGGCGCCTCCTCGGTCGATGCCGTGAGTGTCGAATTACGTCAGCGCCTGTGGAGCAATTATGGTCTGGCGGCGTTCGTGGATGCGGGGCAGGCGAGCGAAAGCGACCTTCCCTTTAACGGCAGCGTGCAAGTGGGCGCTGGCATCGGCGCGCGCTACTATACCTCTATCGGCGCCATCCGGGCGGATGTGGCGATTCCCGTCACCAAAGTCCCCAATGGCGACGCGTTCGAGATTTACCTCAGCATCGGCCAGGCATTTTAA
- a CDS encoding DUF883 family protein, with amino-acid sequence MDNQTSGDFEAVKQDVKDLKTDSSALAGHLRNKASDGINGTLGRIEETVSDIWDRVSRTSTQSYEAVERNVEERPMMAVLAAFAIGASVGWLLDRRR; translated from the coding sequence ATGGATAATCAAACCAGCGGCGATTTCGAAGCTGTGAAGCAGGATGTGAAGGATCTGAAGACGGATTCCTCCGCGCTCGCGGGTCATTTACGCAACAAGGCCAGTGACGGCATCAACGGCACCCTCGGCCGTATTGAAGAAACTGTTTCTGACATTTGGGACCGCGTGTCGCGCACCAGCACGCAATCCTATGAAGCTGTTGAGCGCAATGTGGAAGAACGGCCCATGATGGCCGTTCTGGCCGCTTTCGCCATCGGCGCGTCTGTAGGCTGGTTGCTGGATCGCCGTCGCTAA
- a CDS encoding PRC-barrel domain-containing protein, producing the protein MQTSENLSARETAGLIGSDKVEGTAVYRSNGDRVGTIDRVMIDKLSGKVAYAVMSFGGFLGIGDDHYPIPWSLLTYSTDLGGYEVNISDAQLRGAPRFTHGEEWDRYDRDRENALYNYYGVTPYW; encoded by the coding sequence ATGCAGACAAGCGAAAACCTGTCCGCCCGCGAGACGGCCGGGTTGATCGGCAGCGACAAGGTCGAAGGTACCGCCGTCTACCGGTCGAACGGAGACCGCGTAGGTACCATCGACCGCGTGATGATCGACAAGCTGAGCGGCAAGGTTGCGTATGCCGTGATGAGCTTTGGCGGCTTCCTCGGCATTGGCGATGATCATTACCCTATTCCGTGGTCGCTTCTTACCTACAGCACCGATCTCGGCGGCTATGAAGTGAACATCTCAGACGCCCAGCTTCGTGGCGCTCCTCGCTTCACCCATGGCGAAGAATGGGATCGCTATGACCGGGATCGCGAAAACGCGCTTTATAACTACTACGGCGTGACACCTTATTGGTGA
- a CDS encoding sigma-70 family RNA polymerase sigma factor translates to MSQPLHKPRPPVPNDTAEFRDGLVEMIPVLRAFARSLCGQRDLADDLAQETLAKAWQAREKFQLGTNLKAWLFVILRNEFYSNHRRAKTASDYNAAYSHTGEGAEAEQHARLDLTDLMRAFSQLPSEQKEALILTASEFSYDEAAQICGCAVGTIKSRVSRARKQLQHLVEGTAGQLPDRRDRTDELTDALFRKVREANAEKLLR, encoded by the coding sequence ATGAGCCAGCCTCTTCACAAGCCCAGGCCTCCCGTTCCCAATGACACCGCCGAATTCCGCGATGGCTTGGTGGAGATGATTCCTGTGTTGCGTGCATTCGCACGCTCGCTCTGTGGGCAGCGCGATTTAGCCGATGATCTGGCGCAGGAAACCCTCGCCAAAGCCTGGCAGGCGCGGGAAAAATTCCAGCTCGGCACCAACCTTAAGGCTTGGCTGTTCGTCATCCTGCGCAACGAGTTCTATTCCAACCACCGCCGCGCCAAAACCGCCTCGGATTACAACGCTGCCTATTCACACACCGGCGAAGGGGCCGAAGCCGAGCAGCATGCAAGGCTCGATCTTACCGATCTGATGCGCGCCTTCAGCCAGCTCCCTTCCGAGCAGAAAGAAGCGCTTATCCTGACTGCGTCGGAATTTTCCTATGATGAGGCGGCACAGATTTGCGGCTGTGCCGTGGGCACGATCAAAAGCCGCGTATCGCGCGCCCGCAAGCAATTGCAGCATCTTGTCGAAGGCACGGCAGGCCAGCTTCCAGACCGGCGCGATCGCACTGATGAACTGACGGACGCTCTATTCCGCAAGGTAAGAGAGGCCAACGCGGAGAAGCTGCTGCGCTAG
- a CDS encoding Ku protein: MWSGNLRLSLVSCPIALYGAVNHRRDISFHLINPDTNNRIKMVPTDPDTGPVNRADLVKGYEFEKDRYVIVTPDELEAVRQETTSNLDIESFVDASDIDRLFWDEPYFLLPGDDNAIQAYSVVREALARTNRIALGRVVMHTRERLLALEPSGKGILAYTLRMRDEVIDPATVFGGISDQKIDARMVDIAEKIISQSKAPFDTATFRDRYEEALRELVKRKQQGESIEAPRPEQPSNVIDLMEALRRSLKAKPAEAVKPAHKTAPSKVKGRSRKKAS, encoded by the coding sequence ATATGGTCGGGAAACCTCCGTTTATCCTTAGTGAGCTGCCCCATCGCGCTTTATGGCGCGGTAAACCACCGGCGCGACATCTCCTTTCACCTCATCAACCCCGATACGAACAACCGCATCAAAATGGTGCCTACCGATCCTGATACCGGACCGGTCAATCGTGCCGATCTCGTCAAGGGCTATGAATTCGAAAAAGATCGCTATGTGATCGTCACCCCCGATGAATTGGAAGCGGTGCGGCAGGAGACCACGAGCAATCTTGATATTGAGAGCTTTGTGGATGCGAGCGACATCGACCGGCTGTTCTGGGACGAGCCCTATTTTCTTTTGCCCGGCGATGACAACGCTATTCAGGCATATAGCGTGGTGCGCGAGGCTCTCGCCCGTACCAATCGCATCGCGCTGGGACGGGTGGTCATGCACACCCGCGAGCGTCTTCTGGCCTTGGAGCCATCAGGAAAAGGGATATTAGCTTATACTTTGCGTATGCGGGACGAGGTGATCGACCCCGCCACAGTCTTCGGTGGCATTTCAGATCAAAAAATCGATGCGCGCATGGTCGACATCGCAGAAAAAATCATTTCGCAAAGCAAAGCCCCCTTCGATACCGCCACCTTCCGAGATCGCTATGAAGAGGCCTTACGCGAGCTGGTGAAGCGCAAACAGCAAGGCGAGTCGATCGAGGCACCGCGGCCCGAACAGCCCTCCAACGTGATCGACCTGATGGAAGCCTTGCGGCGCAGTCTTAAGGCCAAACCCGCCGAAGCGGTTAAACCGGCACACAAGACTGCACCTTCGAAGGTCAAAGGCCGGTCGCGTAAGAAAGCGTCGTGA